A window from Drosophila miranda strain MSH22 chromosome Y unlocalized genomic scaffold, D.miranda_PacBio2.1 Contig_Y2_pilon, whole genome shotgun sequence encodes these proteins:
- the LOC108158277 gene encoding uncharacterized protein LOC108158277: protein MRKASEEKQMTRSAYDVQRDFGLSSALRSEIIWDSLAPDQAEVLKQKINNLILNNEATTSRKVAKQREQLFRNVWLQRKYTNRTLLSAIIYVMVTPEMDAELALQSTTYSCHPVFRTRKCMKGENSEECCMIFIDEHGRVYANWEKYVFGNTLPKGKMIAPSRGIYTFTNDEDAGVQLMVYPTPASGAWHRILNIGDKVATVGSLVASVPLAAALAVPVGPIILAATAAGVATAAYSTLRSAHRLYDRVRHGQSTSITNSEARGQWLGVAGGVVGLGATGAIRLMSRVAAAGTEVNCAAQFAVKGINVSSIVISGTGVANGVYDLYLKVGDDQTLSKLDILQIASSLVIFTHSINNLRIASKVSNRSTLMRALRDQTRRVVRQISQESRKLHNGSDGGMFDIVRTFNDIPFKEALLSLHKINAHLAQGASMVGALGATVLPNIVSLGSGGQMRLNLEMLATQFGSKFVEHISSPDNLTDVLDALARYFIDKAVQLFMEMTRTFVEQNIDSIDRTLNTFVSTETVLYRILMHCVHTYDNFAVDFLERHRQDILDVISKYFQSLQPLDEGNSSKYKCAVCKGTYYISAL, encoded by the exons ATGAGAAAAGCATCAGAAGAGAAGCAAATGACGCGCTCGGCCTACGATGTGCAACGGGACTTTGGTCTAAGCAGCGCCCTGCGCTCGGAAATCATTTGGGACTC ACTAGCCCCAGATCAGGCTGAAGTGCTAAAGCAGAAGATCAATAATCTGATCCTAAATAATGAGGCCACAACCAGCAGGAAGGTGGCCAAGCAACGAGAGCAACTGTTTCGAAATGTGTGGCTACAGCGGAAGTATACGAACCGCACTCTGCTCTCGGCCATCATCTACGTGATGGTCACGCCCGAAATGGATGCAGAGCTGGCCCTGCAGTCCACCACCTATAGCTGCCATCCTGTCTTTCGCACCCGCAAGTGCATGAAGGGCGAAAACAGCGAGGAATGTTGCATGATATTCATCGACGAACACGGCCGGGTATATGCAAATTGGGAGAAGTATGTCTTCGGAAATACCCTGCCCAAGGGCAAGATGATAGCTCCAAGTCGTGGCATTTACACCTTCACCAACGACGAGGATGCCGGAGTTCAGCTAATGGTGTATCCCACGCCAGCGTCTGGAGCGTGGCACAGAATCCTCAATATCGGCGACAAGGTGGCCACTGTTGGTAGCCTTGTGGCAAGTGTCCCACTGGCTGCCGCCTTGGCGGTTCCCGTAGGACCCATCATTCTGGCCGCCACTGCTGCGGGCGTTGCAACGGCAGCCTATAGCACCCTGCGCTCGGCCCACCGCCTTTACGATCGTGTGCGACATGGTCAGTCCACTTCCATCACGAACAGTGAAGCTCGGGGCCAATGGCTAGGCGTGGCCGGGGGTGTGGTTGGCCTGGGAGCCACCGGAGCTATCCGACTTATGTCCAGAGTGGCCGCAGCCGGAACCGAAGTCAACTGTGCCGCTCAGTTCGCCGTGAAGGGCATCAATGTGTCTTCTATTGTCATATCTGGCACAGGTGTAGCCAACGGTGTGTACGACCTATATTTGAAAGTTGGCGACGATCAGACCTTGTCCAAACTGGATATCCTGCAGATTGCCTCGAGCCTAGTAATATTCACGCATTCCATTAATAATCTCCGCATAGCTTCCAAAGTGAGCAATAGATCAACGTTGATGCGCGCGCTGCGCGATCAAACCAG AAGAGTCGTTAGGCAAATCTCGCAAGAGTCCAGAAAGCTGCATAACGGCTCCGACGGAGGAATGTTTGATATTGTGCGCACCTTTAATGATATCCCCTTCAAGGAGGCCTTGCTCAGCCTGCACAAGATCAATGCGCACCTTGCGCAAGGAGCTTCTATGGTCGGTGCCCTGGGCGCCACTGTGCTGCCCAATATTGTGAGCCTGGGCAGTGGGGGACAGATGCGCCTGAATCTGGAAATGCTGGCCACTCAATTTGGCAGCAAGTTTGTGGAGCACATCAGCAGTCCGGACAACCTCACGGACGTGCTAGACGCTTTGGCCCGGTACTTTATTGATAAGGCGGTGCAGCTTTTTATGGAAATGACGCGCACCTTTGTGGAACAGAATATCGACTCGATTGACCGCACCCTGAACACGTTCGTTTCCACGGAGACGGTCCTCTATCGGATATTAATGCACTGCGTGCACACCTATGATAATTTTGCTGTGGATTTCCTTGAGCGCCATCGCCAGGACATCTTGGACGTAATCTCCAAGTACTTCCAATCCCTGCAGCCGCTCGACGAGGGGAACTCCAGCAAATATAAATGTGCTGTCTGCAAGGGAACGTACTATATAAGTGCTTTGTGA